Proteins encoded in a region of the Stieleria neptunia genome:
- a CDS encoding tRNA-binding protein, whose protein sequence is MSIITWQEFENVDLRAGTITSVDAFPEARKPAYKIRVDFGPELGTKRTSAQVTENYRKDDLIGRQIIGVMNFPPKQIGPFLSEFLLVGFYRDDGTVVLAVPHQQVPNGAKLA, encoded by the coding sequence ATGAGCATCATCACTTGGCAAGAATTCGAGAATGTCGATCTGCGCGCAGGCACGATCACTTCCGTCGACGCCTTTCCCGAAGCGCGGAAGCCTGCCTACAAGATCCGGGTCGACTTTGGGCCGGAACTGGGAACGAAACGCACCAGCGCGCAGGTCACCGAGAACTATCGGAAAGATGACCTGATCGGCCGACAAATCATCGGCGTGATGAATTTTCCGCCCAAGCAGATCGGTCCGTTCTTGTCGGAGTTCTTGCTGGTGGGGTTCTACCGCGACGATGGAACGGTCGTTCTGGCGGTGCCGCACCAGCAGGTGCCCAACGGTGCGAAACTGGCGTAG
- a CDS encoding FlgD immunoglobulin-like domain containing protein gives MVATIQVPGRAHAAELVFAGVLGNSGGSGPSLVTFADQPAAGMGPVIDEDAAIWERGGSTRLNRYALDGRLLASYPLPESTGRNDQLTRVGPVMLMQIRTALYSLPLDAVAGSTPQRLDGKADVMSSNAFAGRVVVFETNRDQLFWFDPSTGQRMEIAKPGMRVIALHVGDDGTVYAFDGRQVQAWRDGAPVAGFPIGFRGERPQQIGRYWYAHGWHGTIHRMNERFEPEPGVVLGGASGSFIGYLPESADLANGRGLAHVRDDVYAVSGLGGVVQLLRWNDVEQRFELARRIGALAKLTGVALDERGDIWTPLGSWRWDDTCEVPHTVGDKEPNVHAQPVVLNGQTLCVLRTHYRQVHLALGACIDSNGWSRLETRRVDDLDLAESVSGAAAIPSDDGLSLLVVRQDGQAVEMGITAEGRQRSKPEPVTIEGLNQCTSLAWFDGRLVAAADGAVIAYQRDGDQRWTETSRIADYDGKAYVHSDGRRLAVCDSAGGTLRLFDADLSPVAAYDGLDAPMHVAVSGDRVVVYEAGRQRLVKLQLAERHTDPPVGHAEALAVRPTETGLHTDVDFQDFSRPAGLPFAVAITPDQEGLAISIRTRAESKPELRLGIANDKQAFVLTGGTGWQTAPATAGSAADEQGRMTPRRQVDFRLPAGDWSRLRFAATIETPRRRERFGFQDHRALHAPFSTDPADWALFDWEDYRESVSARRQEIRIAFQQPSDGKATLVIEDESGRRVRNLVSGRSFTGGWQTLVWDGLDEQGKLVPPGRYHWRGITHPGIEPVYRMNFANGGEDTTAPWGPNHSTFHHAATNGELVFFAAPVTEGGWALVALDADGNFVQGYEHLHGYGIGHDAIAADDQYLYCAQDGFTWGGTKGVDLGSDNWTATWKLTLVRYDIASGKIAEFPGKRRALEVDTMQVGPGAKHPNLDEFNLGGLAIQDGKLYVGSRDKQAVLVLDAATGQRLESLPLPGVRHLTAGTEIYAATDHGVVRVRDGKTVVSSADIASISQGEPQLSGITIAPNGDLLVSEAKSHQIYRFAANGSLVATIGAPGGPYKGAYDPKRMVHPAGLVFGPDGKLWVTEKRWNPKRVLAWDAASTSNVVYEKFGMPHYGGDGSGFDPQNPRRWIGLGCFWDVDVEQGTARPTHILSFEEGHFGNYEPHSYLFFREAGRTFVCARGKISLISEVLPDGTLHDILAVAGTHHFAYGCQWAPPQAYIDAFYAKWPEKRAREKPGMKGDGKPWSQRGMGVLWVDRNGDGQAQQEEFDFCGDNLALGDGAWGHLQTSLTLYMPLADKDQASIVAIRPRGFLPNGVPNYPSLDEAIAEATPIDLTPGYKRNGVPTVRDRFGRFIFNSDPEMNAYQTDVDGATAKTLGPPTEPRPSLWSFPNRWSNVHGSHRAPLPEPGVMQGTLGILGLASLDDQSDVFFLNGNHGRCFLLTSDGLYLDEVFVDVRVSYQNNEYRLGGEIFGGSFGRSETDGKYFVQIGHGPYRIYQLAGLSDVARVAGSIDVTKEQILAAQRQNLRRVAESQTAKQADVPGTVRWDKSGQFHVELDLAADATHLHLHYRVEDRSPWVNNGRDWTKLFATGDSVDLQIATDPTRSPKRSGPAEGDKRLMIAPLEGRPIAVLYEHRKPGGENPIEFTSPWRGEKVDNVRRLPDATIEAKTSGGGYEVKASVLLSDLGLQPQPGQTYRADFGVTYGDAEGTDTNLRSYWSNHSTGLVDDIPGEIMLSPNLWGEVRFQPDESTPAQ, from the coding sequence ATGGTTGCCACCATCCAGGTGCCTGGTCGGGCGCATGCCGCGGAACTCGTCTTCGCCGGAGTGCTGGGAAATTCGGGGGGAAGTGGTCCGTCGCTGGTGACCTTTGCCGATCAACCTGCGGCGGGCATGGGCCCGGTGATCGATGAGGATGCGGCGATTTGGGAGCGGGGTGGATCGACGCGATTGAACCGCTATGCGCTCGACGGACGGTTGTTGGCGAGCTATCCGCTGCCGGAATCGACCGGCCGCAACGATCAGTTGACGCGTGTCGGCCCCGTCATGCTGATGCAAATCCGAACGGCTCTTTACTCTTTACCGCTCGACGCGGTCGCCGGTTCAACGCCGCAACGATTGGATGGCAAGGCGGATGTGATGTCTTCCAACGCGTTTGCGGGCCGTGTCGTGGTGTTCGAAACGAATCGAGATCAATTGTTTTGGTTCGATCCTTCGACCGGCCAGCGGATGGAGATCGCGAAGCCTGGCATGCGCGTGATCGCATTGCACGTCGGCGACGACGGAACGGTTTATGCCTTCGACGGCCGGCAGGTGCAGGCGTGGCGGGACGGTGCCCCAGTGGCCGGTTTCCCCATCGGCTTTCGCGGCGAACGACCGCAACAAATCGGCCGTTATTGGTACGCGCACGGTTGGCATGGCACGATTCATCGCATGAACGAGCGGTTCGAACCGGAACCGGGAGTGGTGTTGGGCGGGGCGTCGGGATCGTTTATCGGGTATCTGCCGGAAAGTGCCGATCTGGCCAACGGGCGCGGCCTGGCGCACGTCCGCGACGACGTTTACGCAGTGTCCGGGCTCGGCGGCGTCGTTCAATTGCTGCGTTGGAACGATGTCGAACAGCGATTCGAATTGGCGCGACGCATCGGAGCTTTGGCAAAACTGACCGGCGTCGCGCTCGATGAGCGGGGCGATATTTGGACGCCGCTCGGAAGTTGGCGGTGGGACGATACCTGCGAGGTGCCGCACACCGTGGGCGACAAAGAGCCGAACGTTCACGCGCAACCGGTGGTCTTGAACGGCCAGACGCTCTGCGTGTTGAGGACACACTACCGCCAAGTGCACCTTGCGCTCGGGGCGTGCATTGATTCCAACGGTTGGTCGCGTCTGGAAACCCGACGTGTGGACGATCTTGATCTGGCGGAATCGGTCAGCGGTGCGGCGGCCATTCCGAGCGACGACGGTTTGTCGCTGCTGGTGGTCCGGCAAGACGGCCAAGCGGTTGAAATGGGGATCACGGCGGAAGGGCGGCAACGTTCGAAACCCGAACCGGTCACCATCGAAGGACTGAATCAGTGCACCAGTCTTGCCTGGTTCGATGGGCGATTGGTCGCCGCCGCCGACGGAGCGGTCATCGCCTATCAACGTGATGGTGATCAACGCTGGACGGAAACGTCACGCATCGCGGATTACGATGGGAAAGCGTACGTGCACAGCGATGGGCGGCGGTTGGCCGTGTGCGATTCCGCCGGCGGGACGCTGCGTCTGTTTGATGCCGACCTGTCCCCAGTGGCGGCCTACGACGGACTCGACGCGCCCATGCACGTGGCAGTCTCGGGGGATCGCGTTGTGGTTTACGAGGCGGGGCGCCAGCGTCTGGTGAAACTGCAACTGGCCGAACGGCACACCGATCCGCCCGTCGGGCACGCCGAAGCCTTGGCCGTCCGCCCGACGGAAACAGGCCTCCATACCGATGTCGATTTCCAGGATTTCAGTCGCCCCGCCGGTCTTCCGTTCGCCGTCGCCATCACCCCCGATCAAGAGGGGCTTGCCATTTCCATTCGCACGCGCGCGGAATCCAAACCAGAGTTGCGACTTGGTATCGCAAACGACAAACAGGCGTTTGTGCTGACGGGCGGGACTGGATGGCAAACGGCCCCAGCAACCGCTGGATCCGCCGCGGATGAACAGGGCCGAATGACGCCGCGACGGCAAGTCGATTTTCGCTTGCCCGCCGGCGACTGGTCCCGCCTCCGTTTTGCAGCAACCATTGAGACACCCCGACGACGCGAGCGATTCGGGTTCCAGGACCACCGCGCCCTCCACGCGCCGTTTTCTACCGACCCCGCGGATTGGGCGCTGTTCGATTGGGAGGACTACCGCGAATCGGTGAGCGCCCGGCGGCAAGAAATCCGCATCGCATTCCAACAGCCATCCGATGGAAAAGCGACGCTGGTCATCGAAGATGAATCCGGACGGCGGGTGCGGAATTTGGTGTCCGGGCGTTCCTTTACCGGCGGATGGCAAACGCTGGTTTGGGATGGACTGGATGAACAAGGCAAACTGGTCCCGCCGGGACGCTATCACTGGCGCGGGATCACTCATCCGGGAATCGAACCGGTCTATCGAATGAACTTCGCCAACGGCGGCGAGGACACGACTGCACCTTGGGGCCCCAATCACAGCACGTTTCATCACGCCGCCACCAATGGCGAGCTTGTGTTCTTTGCCGCACCGGTGACCGAAGGCGGTTGGGCGCTCGTCGCCCTGGACGCCGACGGCAACTTCGTCCAAGGCTACGAACACCTGCACGGTTACGGCATCGGACACGACGCCATCGCCGCGGACGACCAGTACCTGTACTGTGCTCAGGATGGGTTCACCTGGGGCGGTACCAAGGGGGTTGATCTTGGCAGCGACAACTGGACGGCAACCTGGAAACTGACCCTCGTCCGCTACGATATCGCGTCGGGCAAGATCGCGGAATTCCCCGGCAAACGGCGGGCCTTGGAAGTTGACACCATGCAAGTCGGGCCGGGCGCCAAGCACCCGAATTTAGACGAGTTCAACTTGGGCGGCCTGGCGATTCAAGACGGCAAACTGTACGTCGGATCGCGCGACAAACAAGCGGTGCTGGTGCTGGACGCCGCGACCGGCCAGCGACTGGAATCCCTGCCGCTGCCCGGTGTTCGCCATCTGACCGCGGGGACAGAAATCTACGCCGCTACCGATCACGGCGTGGTGCGAGTGCGTGATGGGAAAACCGTCGTGTCCTCCGCGGACATTGCGTCCATCTCACAGGGCGAACCACAACTAAGCGGCATCACCATCGCACCCAATGGTGACCTCCTGGTCAGCGAAGCGAAGTCCCACCAGATTTATCGCTTCGCCGCGAACGGCAGTTTGGTCGCAACGATCGGCGCACCGGGCGGGCCGTACAAGGGGGCTTACGACCCGAAGCGGATGGTCCATCCCGCCGGACTGGTGTTCGGCCCCGACGGCAAACTCTGGGTGACGGAGAAACGCTGGAACCCGAAACGCGTTCTCGCCTGGGATGCGGCGTCGACGAGCAACGTCGTCTATGAAAAATTCGGCATGCCACACTACGGCGGTGACGGTTCGGGGTTCGATCCCCAGAATCCACGCCGTTGGATTGGGCTGGGCTGTTTCTGGGATGTCGATGTTGAACAAGGCACGGCGCGGCCGACCCACATCCTGTCTTTCGAAGAAGGCCACTTCGGCAACTACGAACCACACAGCTACTTGTTTTTCCGTGAAGCCGGCCGGACCTTCGTCTGCGCCCGCGGCAAGATTTCCTTGATCTCCGAAGTCCTTCCCGACGGGACACTCCACGACATCTTGGCCGTGGCCGGGACACATCACTTCGCCTACGGATGCCAATGGGCCCCGCCGCAAGCCTACATCGATGCGTTCTACGCCAAATGGCCGGAGAAACGGGCCCGCGAAAAGCCAGGCATGAAGGGGGACGGAAAACCCTGGTCCCAGCGTGGCATGGGCGTGTTGTGGGTCGACCGCAATGGGGACGGCCAGGCACAGCAAGAAGAGTTCGATTTTTGCGGCGACAATCTGGCGCTGGGCGATGGAGCGTGGGGGCATTTGCAAACGTCGTTGACGCTGTACATGCCGCTGGCCGACAAGGATCAAGCCTCCATCGTGGCGATCCGTCCGCGTGGGTTCCTGCCCAACGGCGTACCCAATTATCCCAGCTTGGATGAAGCGATTGCCGAGGCAACGCCGATCGATCTGACGCCGGGCTACAAACGCAACGGCGTGCCCACCGTGCGTGACCGATTCGGACGCTTCATTTTCAATTCCGATCCGGAAATGAACGCGTATCAAACCGACGTCGATGGCGCCACCGCCAAGACGCTCGGGCCGCCGACCGAACCACGCCCATCGCTGTGGAGTTTTCCGAATCGGTGGAGCAACGTCCATGGATCACACCGCGCGCCGCTGCCCGAACCCGGCGTGATGCAGGGAACACTCGGCATCCTCGGCCTGGCGTCGCTGGACGATCAAAGCGATGTGTTCTTCCTGAACGGCAACCACGGCCGTTGCTTCTTGTTGACCAGCGATGGATTGTATCTCGACGAGGTCTTCGTTGACGTGCGCGTCAGTTACCAGAACAACGAATACCGGCTGGGCGGAGAGATCTTTGGCGGCAGTTTCGGTCGCTCGGAGACCGACGGAAAGTATTTCGTGCAGATCGGTCACGGGCCGTACCGCATCTATCAGCTGGCGGGTTTAAGCGACGTCGCACGTGTCGCCGGATCCATCGACGTCACCAAAGAACAGATCCTCGCGGCCCAACGGCAAAACTTGAGACGTGTTGCGGAAAGCCAAACTGCGAAGCAAGCCGATGTGCCTGGCACCGTCCGCTGGGATAAAAGTGGTCAATTCCACGTGGAGCTGGACCTGGCCGCCGATGCCACACATCTGCACCTGCACTACCGGGTGGAGGATCGTTCGCCGTGGGTCAATAACGGCCGCGACTGGACCAAGCTGTTCGCGACCGGCGACTCGGTCGATCTGCAAATCGCGACCGACCCGACGCGATCGCCCAAACGCAGCGGTCCTGCCGAAGGAGACAAACGGTTGATGATCGCGCCGCTGGAGGGCCGGCCGATCGCGGTTCTGTACGAACACCGCAAACCCGGCGGCGAAAACCCCATCGAATTCACGTCGCCCTGGCGCGGTGAAAAAGTCGACAACGTCCGGCGACTGCCCGACGCAACGATCGAAGCGAAAACCAGCGGCGGCGGTTACGAAGTCAAGGCCTCCGTCTTGCTCAGCGATCTCGGTCTACAGCCCCAGCCCGGGCAAACCTATCGGGCGGATTTCGGCGTCACCTACGGCGATGCGGAAGGCACCGACACCAACCTGCGTTCGTATTGGTCCAACCACAGCACCGGCCTGGTGGATGACATCCCCGGCGAAATCATGCTCTCGCCCAACCTTTGGGGTGAAGTACGATTTCAGCCCGATGAATCAACCCCAGCGCAATAG
- the arsC gene encoding arsenate reductase (glutaredoxin) (This arsenate reductase requires both glutathione and glutaredoxin to convert arsenate to arsenite, after which the efflux transporter formed by ArsA and ArsB can extrude the arsenite from the cell, providing resistance.), protein MTKLYHNPRCSKSRTALALLQSRGVEFDVIQYLDDPPSEKELRQIVKMLAIKPSELVRKGEKLYKELGLGDKTLTDKQWIAMLAEHPKLIERPIVVHNGKAAIGRPTENIEAILGS, encoded by the coding sequence ATGACGAAACTTTATCACAATCCCAGGTGCAGCAAATCACGAACCGCCCTCGCATTGCTCCAATCACGGGGCGTCGAATTCGATGTCATCCAATACCTGGACGATCCGCCGAGCGAAAAAGAATTGCGTCAGATCGTCAAGATGCTGGCGATCAAGCCGAGCGAACTGGTCCGCAAGGGTGAGAAGCTTTACAAGGAATTGGGACTCGGTGACAAGACCCTGACCGACAAGCAATGGATCGCGATGCTGGCCGAGCATCCCAAGTTGATCGAACGGCCGATCGTGGTGCACAACGGCAAGGCTGCGATCGGTCGGCCGACCGAAAACATCGAAGCGATCCTGGGTTCCTGA
- a CDS encoding sulfatase family protein, which yields MNNKQKIYSVFILAAAIFCGAYPEASAGTTATPNLVVIFADDLGYGDVSCYGATKINTPNIDHLASQGMRFSDAHSAASLCSPSRYGLLTGQSPWRLHRKGNGYRLSPGQTTLASFLKQAGYTSAAIGKWHLGYSKDWNRLPITGPLEVGFDYHFGVPSNHNDSTRAFIENHDLVGRKPGEPYRIVKGRDFPEGLDQPRVEDQVDSTLTDKAVAFLRKNADKPFFLYFTPCAPHTHVTPAAEFRGSSKAGLFGDHVQELDSHVGTILDTLDELGVAEQTLVVFTSDNGSTPKDFKGTQGVKLNLADDSGDIHKKFKTAKEDAKKMGHVTNGPWRDGKGYAYEGGHRVPLIARWPGKIEAGSSSDCTVTLTDLFATSAELIGRELPHQAAVDSFSLLPVLLGKESQIAGREAVLILGNGKDSSIAVCTGRWKLIVRYGSDRDQGNELYDLSNDPGEQTDLSAERPEIAKRLEAVLEKAEADGRTRS from the coding sequence ATGAACAACAAACAAAAAATATATTCCGTCTTCATCCTCGCCGCGGCGATCTTCTGCGGGGCCTATCCTGAAGCCTCCGCAGGTACGACGGCAACCCCCAATCTTGTGGTCATTTTTGCCGACGACCTCGGATACGGGGACGTCAGTTGTTATGGAGCCACAAAGATCAACACTCCGAACATCGATCATCTGGCGAGCCAGGGGATGCGGTTTTCGGATGCCCACTCGGCGGCCTCGCTTTGTTCGCCCTCCCGTTACGGATTGCTGACCGGCCAAAGCCCCTGGCGGCTTCACAGAAAAGGTAACGGTTACCGTCTCAGTCCCGGCCAGACCACGCTCGCCTCGTTCTTGAAACAAGCGGGTTACACGTCGGCGGCGATCGGGAAATGGCACCTGGGATACAGCAAAGACTGGAACCGGTTGCCGATCACCGGGCCGTTGGAAGTCGGTTTCGATTATCACTTCGGCGTGCCCTCCAACCACAACGATTCGACCCGGGCGTTCATCGAGAATCACGATCTGGTCGGTCGCAAGCCGGGCGAACCATATCGCATCGTCAAAGGACGTGACTTCCCCGAAGGCCTGGACCAGCCGCGTGTGGAAGACCAGGTGGACAGCACGCTGACCGACAAAGCGGTTGCGTTTCTGCGAAAGAATGCGGACAAACCGTTCTTTCTGTATTTCACCCCCTGCGCCCCGCACACCCATGTCACACCGGCGGCCGAGTTCCGCGGCAGCAGCAAGGCCGGACTGTTCGGGGACCACGTCCAGGAACTGGATTCGCATGTCGGCACGATTCTGGACACGCTCGACGAGTTAGGCGTCGCCGAACAGACGCTGGTCGTGTTCACCAGCGACAACGGCTCCACGCCAAAGGATTTCAAGGGAACCCAGGGCGTCAAATTGAATCTGGCCGACGACTCGGGCGACATTCACAAGAAATTTAAAACCGCCAAAGAAGACGCGAAAAAGATGGGGCACGTCACCAACGGGCCATGGCGTGATGGAAAGGGCTATGCCTACGAGGGAGGCCATCGCGTCCCCTTGATTGCTCGCTGGCCCGGGAAAATCGAGGCCGGAAGCTCGTCGGATTGCACGGTCACTCTCACGGACTTGTTCGCCACGTCGGCCGAGTTGATCGGTCGCGAGCTTCCACATCAGGCTGCCGTCGATTCGTTCAGCCTGCTCCCGGTGTTGCTCGGCAAGGAAAGCCAAATTGCCGGGCGAGAGGCGGTGTTGATCTTGGGCAACGGCAAAGACAGTTCGATCGCGGTCTGCACCGGTCGCTGGAAATTGATCGTGCGGTACGGCAGTGATCGGGATCAAGGGAACGAGCTGTATGACTTGTCCAACGACCCGGGGGAACAGACCGATCTCTCCGCGGAACGGCCCGAGATCGCCAAACGACTGGAAGCGGTTCTTGAGAAAGCCGAGGCGGACGGACGCACCCGGTCGTGA
- a CDS encoding alginate lyase family protein, whose protein sequence is MPTVSLATFFLVLACTQAVTAFGEFVHPGIAHSRASIEFVKAKIAAGDQPWADAWQQLSNSRYASTDWKPEPFAHVERGPYNDPNIGSSEFSNDANAAYHHALCWALSGNERHAKKSAEIINAWSGTLQSIGNHDARLLIGMSGYHFCIAAELLKHTWDQWPEKEQSQFESMLRNVWYPVIKDFYPTANGNWDASMLQVMIAMGVFLDDQEMFDRAKEYFLHGKGNGAIGNYFMESGQCQESGRDQAHTQMGLEFLANTCETAWIQGVDLYGALDNRLLKGFEYTAKYNLGFDVPYVAYRSVEGRYHYKSISNNSRGRLRPMYERVFNHYHNRKGLEAPYTEQAALKLRESRPETRDVSNQRDRNQRDSDSRRGRRRRRGRSASSHLDTLMYAGHPTDVQPIES, encoded by the coding sequence ATGCCAACTGTGTCGCTCGCCACCTTCTTTCTGGTGCTCGCCTGCACTCAAGCTGTGACCGCGTTCGGTGAATTTGTCCACCCCGGGATCGCCCACAGCCGAGCCAGCATTGAGTTTGTCAAAGCAAAGATCGCGGCGGGGGATCAACCTTGGGCGGATGCCTGGCAGCAACTCAGCAACTCGCGTTACGCGTCGACGGACTGGAAACCGGAACCTTTCGCGCACGTCGAACGCGGCCCGTACAACGACCCCAACATCGGATCGTCCGAATTCAGCAACGATGCAAACGCGGCCTACCATCATGCGCTCTGCTGGGCTCTGTCGGGAAATGAACGGCACGCGAAGAAATCTGCGGAGATCATCAACGCTTGGTCCGGCACGCTGCAGTCGATCGGCAACCACGATGCCCGCTTGTTGATCGGTATGAGCGGCTACCATTTCTGTATCGCAGCGGAGCTTCTCAAACACACGTGGGACCAATGGCCGGAAAAAGAACAATCGCAATTCGAATCGATGCTTCGAAACGTCTGGTACCCGGTGATCAAAGATTTTTATCCGACGGCAAACGGCAATTGGGACGCGTCCATGTTGCAGGTGATGATTGCGATGGGTGTCTTTCTGGATGACCAGGAAATGTTCGACCGGGCGAAGGAGTATTTTCTGCACGGCAAAGGCAACGGTGCTATCGGAAACTATTTCATGGAATCCGGACAATGCCAAGAATCAGGACGCGACCAGGCGCACACCCAGATGGGATTGGAGTTCCTGGCGAATACCTGCGAGACGGCGTGGATCCAAGGCGTCGATCTGTACGGCGCTCTGGACAACCGACTGCTGAAGGGATTTGAATACACCGCGAAGTACAATTTGGGTTTTGATGTGCCCTACGTTGCGTACCGAAGTGTTGAAGGACGCTATCACTACAAGTCGATCTCTAACAACAGTCGCGGCAGACTTCGCCCAATGTACGAACGGGTCTTCAATCACTACCACAACCGCAAGGGCCTGGAAGCTCCCTACACCGAGCAAGCCGCGTTGAAGCTCCGCGAAAGCCGGCCGGAGACGCGTGACGTGTCGAACCAGCGCGATCGGAACCAACGTGACTCGGATTCACGCCGTGGCCGTCGACGACGCCGCGGTCGATCGGCATCATCGCACCTCGACACCTTAATGTACGCCGGTCATCCGACTGACGTTCAACCGATCGAATCGTAA
- a CDS encoding dihydrolipoyl dehydrogenase family protein, protein MRSDRFDLIAIGTGPSASTIAKKIAEDGKRVAVIESREYGGTCALRGCNPKKVYTNAADLLDRVRNGQDKFIESDELHANGTKLLQFKREFTDPVLDHSEESFQKRGIATFHGEAAFIDPTTVRVGEHQLSGDRIFIGVGAHPRPLGVRGDELVIRSDEFLDLETIPQRIAFIGGGYISMEFACVAARFGSQVTVLERGDRVLSPFDPDLVSQLVDYGKLHGIDVRPHAEVAEISQRDDGAFVVHYGEPGRSQAALEADLVVHGAGRVPNLGCLNLKAGKVAFGDDGIKVDSLMRSISNPVVYAAGDCAETGQPRLTPVANEEARVVVKNLFAEIPQDRPDYGLVPKVAFTIPPIASVGMSQRHAEESHRVVVHHQDTSSSGSVRKTHQPCGGYKVLLDKDSDRILGAHLIGPAADETINLFALAMKFGLTAKDIKSTLFAFPTHASDVRQML, encoded by the coding sequence ATGAGAAGCGACCGATTTGACCTCATTGCGATCGGAACCGGCCCGTCCGCGTCAACGATCGCGAAGAAGATTGCGGAGGATGGAAAGCGGGTCGCTGTCATCGAGTCGCGGGAATATGGCGGCACTTGTGCACTACGCGGGTGCAACCCGAAGAAGGTCTACACCAATGCCGCTGATTTGCTCGATCGGGTACGCAATGGACAGGACAAGTTCATCGAATCCGACGAGTTGCATGCCAACGGGACGAAGCTATTGCAATTCAAGCGTGAATTCACCGATCCGGTACTGGATCACAGTGAAGAATCGTTCCAGAAACGCGGAATCGCGACGTTTCATGGAGAGGCAGCGTTCATTGATCCTACGACGGTCCGTGTTGGTGAACACCAACTCTCCGGAGATCGCATTTTCATCGGCGTCGGCGCCCATCCGCGACCGCTCGGCGTGCGCGGCGACGAACTGGTGATTCGCAGTGACGAGTTTCTTGATTTAGAAACGATTCCGCAGCGCATTGCCTTCATCGGAGGCGGCTATATTTCGATGGAGTTTGCGTGTGTGGCAGCGCGGTTCGGCTCGCAGGTGACTGTTTTGGAAAGGGGTGACCGTGTGCTGTCTCCATTTGATCCGGACCTGGTCTCGCAATTGGTGGATTACGGGAAATTGCACGGAATCGACGTCCGGCCCCATGCGGAGGTCGCCGAGATTTCCCAACGGGATGACGGGGCGTTCGTCGTGCACTACGGTGAACCGGGGCGGAGCCAAGCGGCCTTGGAAGCCGATTTGGTGGTTCACGGCGCGGGGCGTGTGCCGAACCTCGGCTGCTTGAATCTGAAAGCCGGGAAGGTTGCTTTCGGCGACGATGGAATCAAAGTCGATTCGCTGATGCGAAGCATCTCCAATCCGGTCGTTTATGCTGCGGGTGACTGTGCTGAGACGGGACAGCCGCGCCTCACGCCGGTTGCCAATGAAGAGGCACGCGTCGTCGTCAAAAACCTGTTCGCCGAGATCCCGCAAGATCGGCCAGACTATGGGTTGGTTCCCAAAGTCGCCTTTACGATTCCCCCGATCGCATCGGTCGGGATGTCACAGCGCCACGCGGAAGAATCTCATCGCGTTGTGGTTCATCACCAAGACACGTCCTCATCGGGCTCGGTCCGCAAGACGCACCAGCCGTGTGGCGGGTACAAGGTACTTCTCGACAAAGACAGCGATCGTATTCTTGGAGCGCACCTGATCGGCCCGGCGGCGGACGAAACGATCAACTTGTTCGCATTGGCGATGAAGTTTGGATTAACAGCCAAAGACATCAAATCGACGTTGTTCGCATTCCCGACGCATGCGTCTGATGTGCGTCAGATGCTTTGA
- a CDS encoding CsbD family protein: MNWDQIEGKWKQVKGQAQQKWGKLTDDELDRVDGKREEMVGVVQERYGIARDEAERQVQEFESSCNC; the protein is encoded by the coding sequence ATGAATTGGGATCAAATCGAAGGCAAGTGGAAACAAGTCAAAGGTCAGGCGCAACAGAAGTGGGGAAAATTGACCGACGACGAACTCGATCGAGTCGATGGCAAGCGCGAAGAGATGGTCGGTGTGGTGCAAGAACGATACGGCATCGCCCGCGACGAAGCAGAACGTCAAGTTCAAGAGTTTGAGTCGTCTTGCAACTGCTAG